One region of Limnospira fusiformis SAG 85.79 genomic DNA includes:
- the rsgA gene encoding ribosome small subunit-dependent GTPase A translates to MTADRIMGTVVAGQANFYQVCLSPDQSPSGNGAGGEAKRMTLLCTCRARLKKIGQKVMVGDRVVVSCPDWQGGRGVISEILPRKTELARPSIANADHLLLVFAVAEPDPDPVTLSRFLLKAESTGLEVSLCFNKCDLLPPDSLRQWYDRMRGWGYDPLMISVYHGVEYRFEGDRMETSPTLNLSSNSAGLDKPGFGESSPSLTRDGDRNQVSGTANSLLDRLRLKTTAISGPSGVGKSSLINKLIPNSHLRVGEVSGKLGRGRHTTRHVELFELHNGGFLADTPGFNQPELQCDPHQLGNYFPEIRDRLTKGKCQFDDCLHREEPSCVVRGDWERYPQYLHFLEEAIEAWETSQHQPLEEDRLKSKSKSGGGKQYEPKLQSKKYRRSSRRLEHQNLQQLCEDLDEV, encoded by the coding sequence ATGACGGCTGATCGCATAATGGGAACGGTAGTTGCTGGTCAGGCTAATTTTTATCAGGTTTGTCTGAGTCCTGACCAGTCTCCGTCTGGGAATGGGGCCGGGGGGGAAGCTAAACGGATGACTTTGCTTTGTACCTGTCGCGCTCGTTTAAAGAAAATTGGTCAGAAGGTGATGGTGGGCGATCGCGTGGTGGTCTCCTGTCCAGACTGGCAGGGGGGTAGAGGGGTGATTTCTGAGATTTTACCCCGTAAAACTGAGCTGGCGCGCCCTAGTATTGCTAATGCAGACCATTTATTATTGGTGTTTGCAGTGGCTGAACCCGACCCAGATCCGGTGACTCTCAGCCGCTTTCTACTCAAGGCGGAGTCTACTGGGTTGGAGGTGAGTTTGTGCTTTAATAAGTGCGATTTACTGCCCCCTGATAGCCTCCGACAATGGTACGATCGCATGAGAGGCTGGGGATATGACCCTTTGATGATTAGTGTCTATCATGGGGTTGAATATCGCTTTGAGGGCGATCGCATGGAAACTTCGCCGACTCTGAATTTATCATCAAATTCGGCTGGGTTGGACAAACCCGGTTTCGGGGAAAGTTCGCCTTCCCTCACTAGAGATGGTGATAGAAACCAGGTTTCTGGCACTGCTAATTCTCTGCTGGATCGCTTGCGCCTGAAAACTACGGCTATCTCTGGTCCGTCTGGTGTGGGGAAGTCTAGTTTGATTAATAAACTGATTCCTAATAGTCATTTGCGGGTGGGGGAAGTGTCGGGAAAATTGGGGCGAGGACGGCATACTACCCGCCATGTGGAATTGTTTGAATTACATAACGGGGGTTTCCTGGCTGATACTCCGGGGTTTAATCAACCGGAATTGCAATGCGACCCTCACCAGTTGGGTAATTATTTCCCGGAAATTCGCGATCGCTTAACTAAGGGTAAGTGTCAATTTGATGATTGTTTGCACCGCGAAGAACCATCATGTGTGGTGCGTGGAGACTGGGAAAGATACCCCCAATATCTCCATTTTCTTGAGGAGGCGATCGAGGCTTGGGAAACGTCTCAACATCAACCACTAGAGGAGGATCGCCTCAAATCTAAAAGTAAATCTGGAGGGGGAAAACAATATGAACCTAAATTGCAGTCTAAAAAATATCGCCGATCTTCCCGTCGCTTAGAACACCAAAATTTACAACAACTTTGTGAAGATTTGGATGAGGTCTAA
- a CDS encoding molybdopterin oxidoreductase family protein, whose protein sequence is MTELTKTLCPYCGVGCGLEVLPPAQPGKATNRDSQGNPIWQVRGDRTHPSSLGKVCVKGATIAEAIDKNRLKYPMIRETLDQPFRRATWDEAYNLIVNRIQTVRHTMGADAICMYGSGQFQTEDYYIAQKLIKGCLGTNNFDANSRLCMSSAVSGYIKSFGSDGPPCCYDDLEKTDCAFLIGTNTAECHPIVFNRLRVHHKKNRQVKMIVVDPRRTQTAEAADLHLAIRPGTDIDLLNGIANLLMRWGFIDSLFIDECTKGFPDYMQVIQSYPPELVARTCGIRLDDIEQAARWWGESQRVLSMWSMGINQSSEGTAKVRTLINLHLMTGNIGKPGAGPFSLTGQPNAMGGREAGGLAHILPGYRVVTNPQHRREVEQFWELEPGQISDQVGLNAWEMITGLETGKVGLLWVAATNPAVSMPDLERTKAALMRSPFTIYQDAYYPTETAEYAHILLPAAQWGEKTGTMTNSERVVTLCQAFRQPLGEAKADWEIFAEVGRRLGFPKPFNFANSAQVYQEFVRLTRNRPCDLSGLSHHRLMVSGPIQWPCPETETEINRTPKRLYTDLRFNTPDGRAQFAAYYSKGLAEPPDPDYPLVLTTGRLYGHWHTQTRTGRIEKIRKMHPTPFMEIHPKDAQKLGIESGNLVQVRSRRGKAYFPAQITKAIAPGTVFVPMHWGALWGDNTEANAMTHPECCPESKQPELKACAVQLSIVNPELLPTSQTQPNQQKINPTIPV, encoded by the coding sequence ATGACTGAATTAACAAAAACTCTTTGTCCTTACTGCGGTGTTGGTTGCGGCTTAGAAGTTTTACCCCCCGCACAACCCGGAAAAGCGACAAATAGAGACTCCCAAGGAAATCCAATTTGGCAAGTTAGAGGCGATCGCACTCACCCCTCCAGCCTCGGTAAAGTTTGCGTCAAAGGCGCAACAATTGCCGAAGCCATAGACAAAAACCGCCTGAAATATCCCATGATCCGAGAGACCCTCGATCAACCTTTTCGTCGCGCCACCTGGGATGAAGCCTATAACCTTATTGTCAACCGCATTCAAACCGTCCGCCACACCATGGGGGCTGATGCTATCTGTATGTATGGTTCAGGTCAATTCCAAACCGAAGACTATTACATCGCCCAAAAGCTAATTAAAGGCTGTTTGGGAACCAATAATTTTGATGCCAATTCCCGCCTGTGTATGTCTTCAGCCGTCTCCGGTTATATCAAAAGTTTCGGTTCAGACGGTCCCCCCTGTTGTTATGACGACCTAGAAAAAACCGACTGTGCCTTTTTAATTGGCACTAATACCGCTGAATGTCACCCCATAGTTTTTAATCGTTTGCGGGTTCACCATAAGAAAAATCGCCAAGTCAAAATGATTGTGGTGGACCCTCGCCGCACCCAAACCGCTGAAGCCGCAGACCTACATTTAGCCATCCGTCCCGGAACCGATATTGACCTACTTAATGGTATAGCAAACCTCTTAATGCGTTGGGGTTTTATAGATTCTTTATTTATTGATGAATGTACCAAAGGATTCCCTGATTATATGCAGGTAATCCAATCTTATCCCCCGGAATTAGTAGCCAGAACCTGTGGTATTCGTCTGGATGATATTGAACAAGCTGCTAGGTGGTGGGGTGAGTCTCAACGAGTTTTATCTATGTGGTCAATGGGGATAAATCAGTCTTCCGAAGGGACTGCGAAAGTGCGGACTCTGATTAACCTTCATTTGATGACTGGAAATATTGGTAAACCTGGGGCGGGTCCTTTTTCTTTAACAGGTCAACCTAATGCTATGGGAGGTAGAGAAGCGGGAGGACTTGCCCATATTTTACCCGGTTATCGAGTTGTCACAAATCCCCAACACCGGAGAGAGGTTGAGCAATTTTGGGAACTAGAACCCGGTCAGATTTCTGACCAAGTGGGTTTGAATGCTTGGGAAATGATTACCGGATTAGAAACTGGTAAAGTGGGGTTATTATGGGTGGCGGCGACTAATCCAGCAGTCAGTATGCCGGATTTAGAAAGGACTAAAGCGGCTTTAATGCGATCGCCTTTTACCATTTATCAGGACGCTTATTATCCTACAGAAACCGCTGAATATGCCCATATTTTACTACCCGCCGCCCAGTGGGGAGAAAAAACCGGGACTATGACTAATTCTGAACGGGTCGTCACTTTATGTCAGGCTTTTCGTCAACCCCTAGGAGAAGCTAAAGCCGACTGGGAAATTTTCGCCGAAGTAGGGCGGAGGTTAGGTTTTCCAAAACCATTTAATTTCGCTAATTCCGCTCAAGTTTACCAAGAATTTGTCCGCTTAACTCGTAACCGTCCCTGCGATTTATCTGGGTTGAGTCATCATCGTTTAATGGTTTCTGGTCCTATTCAATGGCCTTGTCCTGAGACGGAAACCGAAATTAATCGCACCCCTAAACGTTTATATACTGATTTACGATTTAATACCCCTGACGGTCGCGCACAATTTGCGGCTTATTACTCCAAAGGATTAGCTGAACCCCCAGATCCAGATTATCCTTTAGTGTTGACAACGGGGAGATTATACGGCCATTGGCACACTCAAACACGAACCGGGAGAATTGAGAAAATCCGCAAAATGCACCCCACTCCTTTTATGGAAATTCACCCCAAAGATGCCCAGAAATTAGGCATTGAATCCGGCAATTTAGTGCAAGTGCGATCGCGCCGTGGAAAGGCTTATTTTCCCGCTCAAATTACTAAAGCGATCGCACCGGGAACTGTATTTGTACCCATGCACTGGGGCGCTTTATGGGGAGATAATACCGAAGCCAACGCCATGACTCACCCTGAATGTTGTCCTGAGTCTAAACAACCAGAATTAAAAGCCTGTGCCGTACAATTATCAATAGTTAACCCCGAATTATTACCAACTTCACAAACCCAACCTAACCAACAAAAAATCAATCCAACTATTCCCGTCTAA
- the dnaJ gene encoding molecular chaperone DnaJ, with protein MAGDYYDVLGVSRDADKEEIKRAYRRLARKYHPDVNKEPGAEERFKEINRAYEVLSEPEIRARYDRFGEAGVSGAGAGGYGQDFGDSFADIFESFFSGFGGGMGGPTAARRRTGPTRGDDLRLDLRLEFKEAIFGGEKEIRIRHLETCETCNGTGAKPGTSPKTCSTCGGSGQVRRATRTPFGSFTQVSVCPTCNGTGQMIEEKCVSCGGEGLKEVTKKLKITIPAGVDNGTRLRVSNEGDSGKRGGPAGDLYVFLSVDSTPNFKRDGINILSEVKISYLQAILGCTLEVETVQGTTSLTIPAGTQPNTVLTLENQGVPRLGNPVSRGDHLITILIDIPTRITNEERELLEQLAQIKGERTGKGGLEGFLGNLFQK; from the coding sequence ATGGCAGGCGATTACTATGATGTCCTCGGTGTCTCCCGCGACGCAGACAAGGAAGAAATTAAACGAGCTTACCGTCGTCTGGCTCGTAAATATCACCCGGATGTAAATAAGGAGCCGGGGGCTGAAGAAAGGTTTAAGGAAATCAACCGCGCCTATGAGGTGCTTTCGGAACCGGAAATCCGCGCCCGTTATGATCGCTTTGGGGAAGCTGGGGTATCTGGTGCTGGTGCAGGGGGCTATGGTCAGGACTTTGGCGATAGTTTTGCTGATATCTTTGAAAGTTTTTTCAGTGGTTTTGGTGGGGGTATGGGCGGCCCTACGGCAGCCAGACGACGCACGGGACCTACGCGAGGGGATGACCTGCGCTTAGATTTGCGCTTGGAGTTTAAAGAGGCTATTTTTGGCGGGGAAAAGGAAATCCGTATCCGTCACTTAGAAACCTGTGAGACTTGTAATGGGACGGGGGCGAAGCCGGGAACTTCTCCTAAAACTTGTTCTACCTGTGGGGGTAGTGGTCAAGTGCGGCGGGCGACTCGTACTCCCTTTGGTAGCTTTACTCAGGTTTCGGTTTGTCCTACCTGTAATGGTACTGGACAGATGATTGAGGAAAAATGCGTCAGTTGTGGTGGAGAAGGCCTGAAAGAGGTAACTAAAAAGCTGAAAATTACAATTCCGGCTGGGGTAGATAATGGCACGCGGTTGCGGGTATCTAATGAGGGAGATTCGGGAAAACGAGGTGGCCCGGCGGGGGATTTGTATGTATTTCTGTCGGTGGACTCGACACCGAATTTTAAACGTGATGGTATTAATATCCTGTCGGAGGTGAAAATCTCTTACCTGCAAGCGATTTTAGGCTGTACTTTGGAGGTGGAAACGGTTCAGGGTACGACTTCTTTAACTATTCCGGCGGGGACACAACCGAATACGGTGCTAACTCTGGAAAATCAGGGTGTCCCTCGTTTGGGAAATCCGGTGAGTCGGGGAGATCACTTGATTACAATTTTGATTGATATTCCTACCCGGATTACTAATGAGGAGCGAGAACTTTTGGAACAGTTGGCCCAAATTAAGGGAGAACGTACCGGAAAAGGAGGCCTGGAAGGGTTCCTTGGTAATTTGTTCCAAAAGTAA
- a CDS encoding MFS transporter, protein MLTELWSLKGRYKILHLTWFAFFLSFVVWFNFAPLATAIQDDMGLEISQIRTLAICNVALTVPARIIIGMLLDKYGPRITYSLLLIYAAIPCTAFALAQNFNQLVISRLALSIVGAGFVIGIRMVAEWFPPKEIGLAEGIYGGWGNFGSAAAAFSLPTLAAILTFGSGGVINWRVAVALTGIIAAAYGAFYFFNVQDTPPGKVYQKPKRARGLEVTTPKDFWFLMLMNIPLVGVLAILAWRLSKVGFLTLPQLYIVWVALFGLYLFQGYNCWEANKELILGHKHYPPADRYNFSQVAILELTYFVNFGSELAVVSMLPAFFENTFGLSKPAAGMIAASYAFMNLMSRPGGGLISDKLGSRKNTMAVLTAGMAFAYLIMGRVNGGWWLPLAVLLTMTCSFFVQAGEGSSFAIVPLIKRRVTGQIAGNVGAYGNVGAVVYLTLFSLFPEGDIGNRIFFEMLGVTSMIVAFLCWFFLKEPQGSFADHHQEELQANEDIIPVAK, encoded by the coding sequence ATGCTAACCGAATTATGGTCTTTAAAAGGCCGATACAAAATCCTACACCTAACCTGGTTTGCCTTCTTTCTTTCCTTTGTCGTCTGGTTCAACTTTGCACCTTTAGCCACAGCTATTCAAGACGATATGGGCTTAGAAATAAGTCAAATTCGTACCCTCGCTATTTGTAATGTTGCCCTCACAGTTCCCGCCCGGATTATTATTGGGATGCTGCTAGACAAATACGGTCCTAGAATCACCTACTCATTACTGCTAATTTATGCAGCAATTCCCTGTACAGCATTTGCCTTAGCCCAAAACTTTAATCAATTAGTAATTTCCCGTTTAGCCCTCAGCATAGTGGGTGCAGGATTTGTAATTGGTATCCGCATGGTAGCCGAATGGTTCCCCCCCAAAGAAATCGGTTTAGCCGAGGGAATTTATGGCGGTTGGGGTAATTTTGGTTCCGCCGCCGCTGCCTTTAGCTTACCCACTCTAGCAGCAATTTTAACCTTCGGTTCTGGGGGGGTAATTAACTGGCGAGTAGCCGTAGCATTAACAGGAATTATCGCCGCTGCTTATGGTGCTTTCTACTTCTTTAACGTCCAAGATACCCCCCCAGGAAAAGTCTATCAAAAACCCAAACGCGCCAGAGGTTTAGAAGTGACCACCCCCAAAGACTTCTGGTTTTTGATGCTCATGAATATTCCCCTAGTTGGTGTTTTGGCTATCCTAGCTTGGCGTTTAAGTAAAGTAGGTTTCTTGACCTTACCGCAACTTTATATCGTTTGGGTAGCCTTATTCGGTTTATACCTTTTCCAAGGTTATAACTGCTGGGAAGCGAATAAAGAACTAATCCTTGGTCACAAACACTATCCCCCCGCAGACCGTTACAATTTTTCCCAAGTTGCTATTTTGGAATTGACCTATTTTGTCAACTTCGGCTCAGAATTAGCTGTGGTGTCAATGCTTCCCGCTTTCTTTGAGAATACTTTTGGACTCAGTAAACCAGCCGCTGGAATGATAGCTGCTAGTTATGCTTTCATGAACCTAATGTCTCGCCCCGGTGGAGGTCTAATTTCTGATAAATTAGGTAGCCGTAAAAATACCATGGCGGTTCTGACTGCGGGAATGGCATTTGCTTATTTAATTATGGGTCGAGTTAATGGTGGTTGGTGGCTACCTTTGGCGGTACTTTTAACCATGACTTGTTCATTCTTTGTACAAGCTGGGGAAGGTTCATCTTTTGCGATCGTTCCCCTCATTAAACGCCGTGTTACTGGACAAATTGCCGGAAATGTTGGGGCTTATGGAAATGTGGGTGCAGTCGTTTATCTAACACTATTTAGCCTATTTCCAGAAGGTGATATCGGCAACCGAATTTTCTTCGAGATGTTAGGAGTAACTAGCATGATTGTCGCTTTCCTCTGTTGGTTTTTCCTCAAGGAACCTCAAGGGTCTTTTGCTGACCATCATCAAGAAGAATTACAAGCCAACGAAGACATTATCCCTGTCGCCAAATAA
- a CDS encoding cytosine deaminase, with translation MISIPKSDRYWLKNAHIPYCLLEVSQPDWLSQQTREGLILIDVEITSGKISQLRPAGNTDTADIPWVDLRGGQVWPCFVDLHTHLDKGHIWQRSPNPDGTFTGALNTAISDSEKYWTPEDIYQRMEFGLKCSYAHGTQAIRTHLDSAGKLTEISWEVLNSLREKWCDRLFLQAVSLVSLDYYLTPQGEKLADRVAEMGGILGGVAYINRDLDQQMERVFDLAKDRNLSLDFHVDENGDPDSNTLYKIAEYAVKSQFENPIICGHCCSLSVQSPEVINQTINLLKSSNIGIVSLPMCNLYLQDRQYSNHSNTPKTPKWRGVTLLHELKQAGIPVTVASDNCRDPFYAFGDHDVLEVFKMSVRIGHLDHPSGDWPQIVTKTAADLMGLSNLGRLKVGISANLIAFKGRNFSELLSRSQHDRVIIRNGASVSASIPDYSELDDLITSHFTE, from the coding sequence ATGATTAGTATTCCCAAAAGCGATCGCTACTGGCTAAAAAATGCCCATATTCCCTACTGTTTACTGGAAGTAAGCCAACCGGACTGGTTAAGCCAACAGACGCGGGAGGGGCTAATATTAATCGATGTGGAAATTACATCGGGGAAAATTAGCCAACTGCGACCCGCTGGAAATACAGACACGGCTGATATCCCCTGGGTAGACCTGCGGGGGGGACAGGTTTGGCCCTGTTTTGTGGACTTACACACCCATTTAGATAAGGGCCATATTTGGCAGCGATCGCCTAATCCCGACGGGACTTTTACCGGGGCGCTAAATACTGCTATTTCCGATAGTGAAAAATACTGGACCCCTGAAGATATCTATCAGCGGATGGAATTTGGTTTAAAATGTAGTTATGCCCATGGGACTCAGGCTATCCGCACCCATTTAGACTCAGCCGGAAAACTCACAGAAATTAGCTGGGAAGTATTGAACAGTCTGCGGGAAAAATGGTGCGATCGACTATTTTTGCAAGCTGTATCCCTGGTATCTCTGGATTATTACTTAACCCCCCAAGGAGAAAAACTAGCCGATAGAGTAGCAGAAATGGGCGGCATTTTAGGGGGTGTCGCTTATATTAACCGTGACCTTGATCAACAAATGGAGCGAGTATTTGACCTAGCCAAAGACCGGAATTTATCCTTAGATTTCCATGTCGATGAAAATGGCGATCCTGATTCTAATACCCTATATAAAATCGCCGAATATGCGGTTAAATCTCAATTTGAGAATCCCATAATTTGCGGACATTGTTGCAGTTTATCCGTCCAGAGTCCCGAAGTGATTAACCAGACCATTAATCTGCTTAAATCATCTAATATAGGGATTGTCAGCTTGCCCATGTGCAATTTATATCTGCAAGATAGACAATATTCTAACCATTCAAATACACCCAAAACCCCAAAATGGCGAGGGGTCACACTTCTGCATGAATTAAAACAAGCCGGAATCCCCGTAACAGTCGCGAGTGATAACTGTCGTGATCCCTTTTATGCTTTTGGAGATCATGACGTTTTAGAAGTCTTCAAAATGTCAGTCAGAATCGGCCATTTAGATCATCCATCAGGTGACTGGCCCCAAATCGTCACCAAAACCGCCGCCGATCTAATGGGATTATCAAATCTAGGAAGGCTGAAGGTAGGCATTTCCGCCAATCTCATCGCTTTTAAAGGCAGAAATTTCAGTGAATTACTATCGCGATCGCAGCATGATCGGGTTATCATCAGAAACGGTGCATCAGTATCAGCTTCTATCCCCGACTATTCTGAGTTAGACGACTTAATAACTAGCCACTTCACAGAATAG
- a CDS encoding sulfurtransferase TusA family protein: protein MTGSDTYSADAKLDLRGTPCPINFVRTKLRLQQMTPGTLLEVWLDGGEPIEQVPDSLVMEGYAIEEVCDRGEFFAIMVRCPPVKSL from the coding sequence ATGACTGGTTCAGATACTTATTCGGCTGATGCTAAACTTGATTTGCGCGGCACCCCCTGTCCGATTAATTTTGTGCGGACTAAGTTGCGTCTGCAACAAATGACACCGGGGACTTTGCTGGAGGTGTGGTTAGATGGCGGCGAACCTATTGAACAGGTTCCTGATAGCTTGGTGATGGAAGGATATGCTATTGAGGAGGTTTGCGATCGCGGAGAGTTTTTTGCGATTATGGTTCGTTGTCCGCCTGTGAAGAGTTTATGA
- a CDS encoding polysaccharide biosynthesis/export family protein codes for MTQPSFPANITNAVKSPQATTLMSWGLMSLLIWHSSTPISLAQTQPSIPIPTITPASIRVPDAYTLGPGDLLRVDILDVPEYSGEYLILTDGTLNLPLIGQITVAGLSVSQLTEKISAAYTPFVQQPFPSVRIITPRPISIAVGGEVQRPGTYILPLSTSNTVERQFQFYTVTQLLQQAGGITQSADITQVKVQRQEPTRLNIVVNLKELLENGDLSQDLVLRDRDTIVVPTAESLDPVAIRQINSANFAPEEVPPFQVVIVGEVFNPGTHIMGEGMANLPELPTITQAIQRAGGIKPQANLRRIQLQRLTQAGELKTITVDLWQLLTTGDATQDISLQPGDSIIIPTASAVPPDEIISLASASFSPRTMMVNVVGEVTQPGALQVPINTTLNQAILVAGGFNQRRANTGSVQLLRLHPDGTVSRRQIYIDFQAGLNAPNNPVLQRDDVVVVNRSTLTEAADTFEEVLRPVGGLIGVSALLNIIHVLTEDRDNNN; via the coding sequence ATGACTCAGCCATCATTTCCAGCTAATATAACTAATGCTGTCAAATCTCCCCAGGCGACAACCCTGATGAGTTGGGGGTTAATGTCCCTATTGATATGGCATAGCAGCACACCTATCAGCCTAGCGCAAACTCAACCTTCTATCCCCATCCCCACTATTACCCCCGCCTCAATTCGTGTTCCTGATGCCTATACCCTCGGTCCAGGAGATTTGCTAAGGGTAGATATTCTCGATGTTCCTGAGTACAGTGGCGAATACCTGATTTTGACTGATGGGACACTCAATCTGCCTCTAATCGGTCAAATTACCGTAGCTGGTTTATCAGTTTCTCAACTGACCGAGAAAATTTCCGCCGCCTATACTCCCTTTGTACAACAACCATTCCCCAGCGTGAGAATTATTACACCCCGTCCCATTAGCATTGCCGTTGGGGGGGAAGTACAAAGACCGGGAACATACATTCTCCCCCTTTCCACATCTAACACCGTTGAGCGACAATTTCAGTTCTATACAGTAACTCAGCTTCTCCAGCAGGCGGGTGGGATTACTCAATCAGCAGATATTACTCAGGTTAAGGTGCAGCGACAAGAACCCACCAGGCTAAATATTGTCGTCAACCTCAAGGAATTGTTGGAAAATGGAGATTTAAGTCAAGATCTGGTTTTGCGCGATCGCGATACAATTGTAGTACCCACCGCCGAAAGTCTTGATCCTGTCGCTATTCGACAGATTAATTCCGCTAATTTTGCCCCCGAGGAAGTCCCCCCTTTTCAAGTAGTTATCGTCGGGGAGGTATTTAATCCGGGAACCCATATTATGGGGGAAGGAATGGCGAATTTGCCGGAATTACCGACTATTACTCAAGCTATTCAAAGGGCGGGAGGTATTAAGCCTCAAGCTAACCTGCGTCGCATTCAATTACAAAGACTGACTCAGGCGGGTGAATTAAAGACTATAACTGTTGATTTGTGGCAATTACTGACCACTGGTGATGCTACTCAGGATATTAGTTTACAGCCGGGAGATTCTATTATAATTCCTACCGCTAGTGCCGTGCCTCCCGATGAGATTATTTCCCTCGCCAGTGCTAGTTTTTCACCCAGAACTATGATGGTTAATGTGGTGGGAGAAGTGACACAACCAGGGGCGCTGCAAGTACCGATTAATACAACCCTTAATCAAGCCATCTTAGTGGCGGGGGGGTTTAATCAGCGGCGGGCGAATACTGGCTCCGTGCAACTGCTGCGTTTGCATCCTGATGGTACCGTTTCCCGTCGTCAAATTTATATTGATTTTCAAGCCGGACTAAATGCACCAAATAATCCCGTTTTACAACGAGATGATGTGGTCGTCGTGAACCGTTCAACTTTAACTGAGGCTGCTGATACTTTTGAAGAGGTTTTAAGACCTGTGGGTGGTCTGATTGGTGTATCGGCTTTACTCAATATAATTCATGTTTTAACAGAGGATAGAGATAATAATAATTAA